A window of the Streptomyces luomodiensis genome harbors these coding sequences:
- a CDS encoding 3-oxoacyl-ACP reductase, translated as MTDVTETPVCRRLVGRTAVVTGAGSGIGLATAHRLASEGAQVVCADIDAGAGKAAADAVGGLFVQVDVTDPEQVEALFKTAFDTYGSVDIAFNNAGISPPDDDSILTTGLDAWKRVQDVNLTSVYLCCKAALPYMRRQGRGSIINTASFVAVMGAATSQISYTASKGGVLAMSRELGVQFAREGIRVNALCPGPVNTPLLKELFAKDPERAQRRLVHVPVGRFAEPAEIAAAVAFLASDDASFVNAAEFLVDGGIAGAYVTPL; from the coding sequence GTGACTGACGTGACCGAGACCCCCGTGTGCCGCCGTCTGGTGGGCCGTACCGCCGTCGTCACCGGAGCGGGCAGCGGCATCGGCCTGGCCACCGCGCACCGCCTCGCCTCCGAGGGCGCGCAGGTCGTCTGCGCCGATATCGACGCGGGCGCCGGCAAGGCCGCGGCCGACGCGGTCGGCGGGCTCTTCGTCCAGGTGGACGTCACCGATCCCGAGCAGGTCGAGGCGCTCTTCAAGACCGCCTTCGACACCTACGGTTCGGTGGACATCGCCTTCAACAACGCCGGTATCTCGCCGCCCGACGACGACTCGATCCTCACCACCGGACTCGACGCCTGGAAGCGGGTCCAGGACGTCAACCTCACCTCCGTCTACCTGTGCTGCAAGGCCGCGCTGCCCTACATGCGGCGGCAGGGCAGGGGCTCCATCATCAACACCGCCTCCTTCGTGGCCGTGATGGGCGCCGCCACCTCGCAGATCAGCTACACCGCCTCCAAGGGCGGGGTGCTGGCCATGTCGCGCGAACTGGGCGTGCAGTTCGCCCGCGAGGGCATCCGGGTCAACGCGCTGTGCCCGGGGCCGGTCAACACCCCGCTGCTGAAGGAGCTGTTCGCCAAGGACCCGGAGCGGGCCCAGCGCCGGCTGGTCCACGTGCCGGTGGGCCGGTTCGCCGAGCCGGCCGAGATCGCCGCCGCCGTCGCCTTCCTGGCCAGCGACGACGCGTCGTTCGTCAACGCCGCCGAGTTCCTCGTGGACGGCGGGATCGCCGGGGCGTACGTCACCCCGCTGTAG
- a CDS encoding amino acid deaminase/aldolase, with the protein MPPAAADRARYDRATAHLEAPMAIVDLEAFDDNARDLVRRAQGKPIRVASKSVRCRALLERVLARDGFAGIMSFTLPESLWLAREGFDDVLLAYPSTDRGGYATLTNDPKLAAAVTVMVDDLAQLDLIDSVRAGAEEVRVCLELDTSLRMLGGRVRVGALRSPLRAPEQLAALARAIDRRPGFRLVGLMAYEGHVAGVGDAVAGRPLRSRAVRLMQSVARRELAARRAAAVRAVRAVADLEFVNGGGTGSVQHTAAEDAVTEIAAGSGLYQPRLFDDYTSFRGRPAALFAQPVVRRPGVGVVTVLGGGYPASGAAGRDRLPVPYLPEGLSYDSMEGPGEVQTPLLGTAADDLLIGDKVWFRHAKAGELCERFDTLRLIEGDRVVASVPTYRGEGKTFL; encoded by the coding sequence ATGCCCCCTGCCGCCGCTGACCGGGCCCGGTACGACCGGGCCACCGCCCATCTCGAAGCGCCCATGGCGATTGTCGACCTGGAGGCCTTCGATGACAACGCACGGGATCTGGTCCGCCGGGCGCAGGGCAAGCCGATCCGCGTCGCCAGCAAATCGGTGCGCTGCCGGGCGCTGTTGGAACGGGTGCTGGCACGGGACGGCTTCGCGGGGATCATGAGCTTCACGCTCCCGGAGTCGCTGTGGCTGGCCCGCGAGGGGTTCGACGATGTGCTGCTCGCCTATCCCTCCACCGACCGGGGCGGGTACGCCACCCTGACCAACGACCCCAAGCTGGCCGCCGCCGTGACGGTCATGGTGGACGACCTCGCCCAGCTCGATCTGATCGACAGCGTTCGCGCCGGGGCCGAAGAGGTCCGGGTCTGTCTGGAATTGGACACGTCCTTGCGGATGCTCGGCGGGCGGGTGCGGGTCGGAGCGCTGCGCTCACCGCTGCGCGCACCGGAGCAACTGGCCGCGCTGGCGCGGGCGATCGACCGCCGCCCCGGCTTCCGGCTGGTCGGGCTGATGGCGTACGAGGGCCATGTGGCGGGCGTGGGCGACGCGGTGGCGGGGCGCCCGCTGCGGTCGCGCGCCGTCCGGCTGATGCAGTCCGTGGCGCGCCGGGAGCTCGCGGCGCGCCGGGCCGCGGCCGTCCGGGCGGTGCGGGCCGTGGCGGACCTGGAGTTCGTCAACGGCGGCGGCACGGGCAGTGTGCAGCACACCGCCGCGGAGGACGCGGTGACGGAGATCGCCGCCGGGTCCGGGCTCTACCAGCCGCGCCTCTTCGACGACTACACCTCCTTCCGCGGCCGCCCGGCCGCCCTGTTCGCCCAGCCGGTGGTGCGCCGGCCGGGGGTGGGCGTGGTGACGGTGCTCGGCGGCGGCTATCCGGCATCGGGCGCGGCGGGGCGGGACCGGCTGCCGGTTCCGTATCTGCCCGAGGGACTCTCGTACGACTCGATGGAGGGGCCGGGCGAGGTGCAGACCCCGCTGTTGGGCACGGCCGCCGACGATCTGCTGATCGGCGACAAGGTGTGGTTCCGGCATGCCAAAGCCGGTGAGCTGTGCGAGCGGTTCGACACGCTGCGGCTGATCGAGGGGGACCGGGTGGTGGCGAGCGTGCCGACGTACCGGGGCGAGGGCAAAACCTTCCTCTGA
- a CDS encoding aldehyde dehydrogenase family protein, protein MSNEHPHPAGHPHEHRVLNPATEEVIATVPAATPGDVAAAVARATGAQRGWAALAPADRARLLRRFAAVVDDHLEELAVLEVREAGHPIGNARWEAGNVRDLLDYAAGGAERLSGAQIPVAGGLNVTFHEPLGVVAVIAPWNFPMPIAAWGTAPALAAGNAVVLKPAETTPLTALRLAELALEAGLPEGLFQVLPGAGPVAGAALVEHPGVAKVVFTGSTAVGKEIMARCAAGVKRVTLELGGKSPNIVFADADIERAAASAPGSFLDNTGQDCCARSRILVQRSVYDRFMELLAPAVTSFAVGDPADPATAMGPLISAAQRERVRSYVPEDAPAAIRGEAPKGKGFWYPATVLEATGPADRAAVEEIFGPVAVVLPFEDEADAVRLANATDYGLSGSIWTRDVGRAVRVSRAVAAGNLSVNSHSSVRYTTPFGGYKQSGLGRELGPDALTAFTETKNVFISTEE, encoded by the coding sequence GTGAGCAACGAGCACCCGCACCCCGCCGGCCACCCCCACGAGCACCGGGTCCTCAACCCGGCCACCGAGGAGGTCATCGCCACCGTCCCCGCCGCCACCCCGGGCGATGTGGCCGCCGCCGTCGCCCGCGCCACCGGGGCACAGCGCGGCTGGGCCGCCCTCGCCCCCGCCGACCGCGCCCGGCTGCTGCGCCGCTTCGCCGCCGTCGTGGACGATCACCTCGAGGAACTGGCCGTCCTCGAAGTCCGCGAGGCGGGTCACCCGATCGGCAACGCCCGCTGGGAGGCGGGCAATGTCCGCGATCTGCTGGACTACGCGGCCGGTGGAGCGGAGCGGCTGAGCGGCGCCCAGATCCCGGTGGCCGGCGGTCTGAACGTCACCTTCCACGAGCCGCTCGGCGTGGTCGCGGTCATCGCCCCGTGGAACTTCCCCATGCCGATCGCCGCCTGGGGCACCGCCCCCGCCCTGGCCGCCGGGAACGCGGTGGTCCTCAAGCCGGCCGAGACCACCCCGCTCACCGCGCTCCGGCTGGCCGAACTCGCCCTGGAGGCGGGCCTTCCCGAGGGGCTCTTCCAGGTGCTGCCCGGAGCCGGGCCGGTCGCGGGCGCCGCGCTGGTCGAGCACCCCGGCGTCGCCAAGGTCGTCTTCACCGGCTCCACGGCCGTCGGCAAGGAGATCATGGCCAGGTGCGCGGCGGGCGTGAAGCGGGTGACCCTCGAACTCGGCGGCAAGAGCCCGAACATCGTCTTCGCCGACGCGGACATCGAGCGGGCCGCGGCCTCGGCACCCGGCTCCTTCCTGGACAACACCGGCCAGGACTGCTGCGCCCGCAGCCGCATCCTGGTGCAACGGAGCGTCTACGACCGGTTCATGGAGCTGCTGGCGCCCGCCGTGACCTCCTTCGCGGTCGGCGATCCGGCCGACCCCGCCACCGCCATGGGCCCGCTGATCTCCGCCGCCCAGCGGGAGCGGGTACGGTCCTACGTCCCCGAGGACGCGCCCGCCGCGATCCGCGGCGAGGCCCCGAAGGGCAAGGGGTTCTGGTACCCGGCCACCGTGCTGGAGGCCACCGGCCCCGCGGACCGCGCCGCCGTGGAGGAGATCTTCGGCCCCGTCGCCGTCGTCCTCCCCTTCGAGGACGAGGCCGACGCCGTGCGGCTGGCCAACGCCACCGACTACGGCCTGTCCGGCTCGATCTGGACCCGCGACGTGGGCCGCGCCGTCCGGGTCTCGCGCGCCGTCGCCGCCGGGAACCTGTCCGTGAACTCGCACAGCAGCGTGCGGTACACCACCCCCTTCGGCGGCTACAAGCAGTCCGGCCTGGGCCGGGAGCTGGGCCCCGACGCCCTTACCGCCTTCACCGAGACCAAGAACGTCTTCATCAGCACCGAGGAGTGA
- a CDS encoding chitosanase, translated as MSPMSSRFGRVGLAAVAVTVPAALVLTGVGVGQASDHLPSSADARPHHSAPKAAAATGLDDPAKKEIAMKLVSSAENSSLDWRAQFSYIEDIGDGRGYTAGIIGFCSGTGDMLELVEYYTRQKPDNVLAKYLPALREVNGGDSHDGLDPGFTEDWRKAAADQAFQDAQEHERDRVYFNPSVEQGKADGLGALGQFIYYDAIVMHGPGNSRYSFGGIRKTALSQAKPPAQGGDEATYLHAFLDARKEAMKTEEAHSDTSRVDTEQRKFLNEGNLDLTPPLRWEVYGDPYEINS; from the coding sequence ATGTCCCCCATGTCCTCCAGGTTCGGGAGGGTCGGCCTCGCGGCGGTGGCGGTCACGGTACCGGCCGCGCTCGTCCTCACCGGCGTCGGCGTCGGGCAGGCATCCGACCACCTGCCGTCGTCGGCGGACGCGCGCCCCCACCACTCGGCGCCCAAGGCCGCCGCGGCGACCGGCCTGGACGACCCGGCGAAGAAGGAGATCGCCATGAAGCTGGTCTCCAGCGCCGAGAACTCCTCGCTCGACTGGCGCGCGCAGTTCTCCTACATCGAGGACATCGGCGACGGCCGTGGCTACACCGCGGGGATCATCGGATTCTGCTCCGGCACCGGCGACATGCTGGAGCTCGTCGAGTACTACACCCGGCAGAAGCCCGACAACGTCCTGGCCAAGTACCTCCCCGCGCTGCGCGAGGTCAACGGCGGCGACTCCCACGACGGCCTCGACCCCGGCTTCACCGAGGACTGGCGGAAGGCCGCCGCCGACCAGGCGTTCCAGGACGCCCAGGAGCACGAGCGCGACCGCGTCTACTTCAACCCCTCCGTCGAACAGGGCAAGGCCGACGGACTGGGCGCGCTCGGCCAGTTCATCTACTACGACGCGATCGTGATGCACGGCCCCGGGAACAGCCGGTACAGCTTCGGCGGCATCCGTAAGACGGCCCTGTCCCAGGCGAAGCCCCCGGCGCAGGGCGGCGACGAGGCCACGTACCTGCACGCCTTCCTCGACGCCCGTAAGGAGGCCATGAAGACCGAGGAGGCGCACAGCGACACCAGCCGGGTCGACACCGAGCAGCGGAAGTTCCTCAACGAGGGGAACCTCGACCTGACGCCCCCGCTGCGGTGGGAGGTCTACGGCGACCCGTACGAGATCAACTCCTGA
- a CDS encoding glutamine synthetase family protein → MADRTPPLSVDELTRLVAAGEIDTVVLAFTDMQGRLQGKRFAARFFLDDVLEHGTEGCNYLLAVDAEMNTVDGYAMSSWERGYGDFAMHGDTVTLRRTPWNPGTALLTADLAWHDGTPVAASPRQILRRQLDRLAERGWTAYTGTELEFMVFKDSYEQAWNTGYRGLTPANQYNVDYSVLGTGRVEPLLRRIRNEMGAAGMTVESAKGECNLGQHEIAFRYADALTTCDQHAVYKTGAKEIAAQEGMALTFMAKYDEREGNSCHIHLSLRDEAGRPVLADDDGPYGMSRTMRHFLAGQLAAMRDFTLLYAPNINSYKRFRPGSFAPTAVAWGPDNRTCALRVIGHGPSHRLENRLPGGDVNPYLAVAGMVAAGLYGVERELELPEVCTGNAYNGAAAHVPTSLRDAAELWRNSPIARAAFGDEVVEHYLNMARVEQDAYDTAVTDWERFRSFERM, encoded by the coding sequence GTGGCAGACCGCACGCCCCCGCTCTCGGTCGACGAGCTGACCAGACTGGTCGCCGCCGGGGAGATCGACACCGTCGTCCTGGCCTTCACCGATATGCAGGGAAGGCTCCAGGGCAAGCGGTTCGCCGCCCGGTTCTTCCTCGACGACGTCCTGGAGCACGGCACCGAGGGCTGCAACTACCTCCTCGCCGTCGACGCCGAGATGAACACCGTCGACGGCTACGCCATGTCCTCCTGGGAGCGTGGCTACGGCGACTTCGCCATGCACGGCGACACCGTCACCCTGCGCCGCACCCCCTGGAACCCCGGCACCGCCCTCCTCACCGCCGATCTCGCCTGGCACGACGGCACCCCCGTGGCCGCCTCCCCGCGCCAGATCCTGCGCCGTCAGCTCGACCGGCTCGCCGAGCGCGGCTGGACCGCGTACACCGGCACCGAGCTGGAGTTCATGGTCTTCAAGGACAGCTACGAGCAGGCGTGGAACACCGGTTACCGCGGGCTCACCCCGGCCAACCAGTACAACGTCGACTACTCCGTCCTCGGCACCGGCCGGGTCGAACCCCTGCTGCGCCGCATCCGCAACGAGATGGGCGCCGCCGGGATGACCGTTGAGTCGGCCAAGGGGGAGTGCAACCTCGGCCAGCACGAGATCGCCTTCCGTTACGCCGACGCCCTGACCACCTGCGACCAGCACGCCGTCTACAAGACCGGTGCCAAGGAGATCGCCGCCCAGGAGGGCATGGCGCTCACCTTCATGGCCAAGTACGACGAGCGCGAGGGCAACTCCTGCCATATCCACCTCTCGCTGCGCGATGAGGCCGGGCGCCCCGTGCTCGCCGACGACGACGGCCCGTACGGCATGTCGCGGACCATGCGCCACTTCCTGGCCGGGCAGCTCGCGGCGATGCGCGACTTCACCCTGCTCTACGCCCCGAACATCAACTCCTACAAGCGGTTCCGCCCCGGCTCCTTCGCCCCCACCGCCGTCGCCTGGGGCCCGGACAACCGCACCTGCGCACTGCGCGTCATCGGCCACGGCCCCTCCCACCGGCTGGAGAACCGGCTGCCCGGCGGCGATGTCAACCCGTACCTGGCGGTGGCCGGGATGGTGGCCGCCGGGCTGTACGGCGTCGAGCGGGAGCTGGAGCTCCCCGAGGTCTGTACCGGCAACGCCTACAACGGCGCCGCCGCACACGTCCCAACCTCGCTGCGGGACGCCGCCGAGCTGTGGCGGAACAGCCCCATAGCGCGGGCCGCCTTCGGCGACGAGGTGGTCGAGCACTACCTCAACATGGCCCGCGTCGAGCAGGACGCGTACGACACCGCCGTCACGGACTGGGAGCGCTTCCGGTCCTTCGAGCGCATGTGA
- a CDS encoding FadR/GntR family transcriptional regulator, which translates to MDGIGNGNGGGAGSERASGAGSGGRSGGGDRLAPVLRPVRAGNGFEEALEQILQVLRLGLVPDGGRLPAERELADRLRISRVTLREVLKVLQDQGLVESRRGRYGGTFVRARPEPNRGDGDELRRRVAAVDVEDTLRFREVLEVGAAGLCAAHGLDAGQARRLQAALDATRDAPLTDYRRLDTMLHLTLAELAGSPSLAAQYAAVRATVNDLLDCIPLLVKNLEHSQAQHSALVEAVLDRDADGAREVMREHCEGTAALLRGFLV; encoded by the coding sequence ATGGACGGAATCGGAAACGGGAACGGGGGCGGGGCCGGGAGCGAGCGCGCGAGCGGGGCCGGGAGCGGGGGCCGGAGCGGGGGCGGCGACCGGCTGGCGCCGGTGCTGCGCCCGGTGCGCGCCGGGAACGGCTTCGAGGAGGCGCTGGAGCAGATACTCCAGGTGCTGCGGCTGGGCCTGGTCCCCGACGGCGGCCGGCTCCCGGCCGAGCGGGAGCTGGCCGACCGGCTGCGGATCAGCCGGGTGACCCTGCGCGAGGTGCTGAAGGTGCTCCAGGACCAGGGGCTGGTGGAGAGCCGCCGCGGCCGCTACGGCGGCACCTTCGTCCGGGCCAGGCCCGAGCCCAACCGGGGCGACGGGGACGAACTGCGGCGCCGGGTCGCGGCCGTCGACGTCGAGGACACTCTGCGGTTCCGGGAGGTCCTGGAGGTGGGCGCGGCGGGGCTGTGCGCCGCGCACGGGCTCGACGCCGGGCAGGCGCGCCGGCTGCAGGCGGCCCTCGACGCGACGCGGGACGCCCCGCTCACCGACTACCGGCGCCTGGACACGATGCTCCACCTGACGCTCGCGGAGCTGGCGGGCTCGCCGTCGCTGGCCGCCCAGTACGCGGCCGTCCGCGCGACCGTCAACGACCTGCTGGACTGCATCCCGCTGCTGGTGAAGAACCTGGAGCACTCACAGGCCCAGCACTCGGCGCTGGTCGAGGCGGTGCTGGACCGGGACGCGGACGGGGCGCGCGAGGTGATGCGGGAGCACTGCGAGGGCACGGCGGCGCTGCTGCGCGGCTTCCTGGTCTGA
- a CDS encoding DUF2510 domain-containing protein, with product MNTPPGWYPDPGYAGSGPAMERWWDGAAWTEYTRDASGAADPAFGPPPPPYPPGRQQGRGRGPKIAALAVAVGVVVAAIVGGIVLLGDDGDGGGSAQAGSASSSSAPQDGGGPDPGVPAPGSPSDGPTDAPSAAPSYDPDIAPDPVNGISLPVLDGWQAGRSSSGGAGVTTSRYPCPGDPSTDCVRGGAFSRTATGYQATSAKGIAEEDIAQNAEESYGQDEDTDRKAYGGITSHKQLKESAVDVAGQKGYLVRWKVVTKKGDDGIVQSVAFPSPTVPDTMVVVRFGFDASDEAPPLSDMDKIVKGIEALAGDGQSV from the coding sequence ATGAACACGCCCCCCGGCTGGTACCCCGATCCCGGCTACGCAGGCAGTGGCCCCGCCATGGAACGGTGGTGGGACGGCGCCGCCTGGACCGAGTACACCCGCGACGCCTCCGGCGCCGCGGACCCGGCCTTCGGCCCGCCGCCGCCCCCCTACCCGCCAGGGCGGCAGCAGGGCCGGGGCCGCGGTCCGAAGATCGCGGCGCTCGCCGTCGCGGTCGGGGTCGTCGTCGCCGCGATCGTCGGCGGCATCGTGCTGCTGGGCGACGACGGCGACGGCGGCGGGAGCGCCCAGGCCGGGTCCGCCTCCAGCAGCTCCGCCCCGCAGGACGGCGGCGGCCCGGACCCGGGCGTCCCGGCCCCGGGCAGCCCCTCGGACGGGCCCACCGACGCGCCCAGCGCGGCGCCCAGCTACGACCCGGACATCGCCCCGGACCCCGTCAACGGCATCAGCCTGCCGGTGCTCGACGGCTGGCAGGCGGGGCGCAGCAGCTCCGGCGGCGCGGGCGTCACCACCTCCCGCTACCCCTGCCCCGGCGACCCGTCCACCGACTGTGTGCGCGGCGGCGCCTTCTCCCGCACCGCCACGGGCTACCAGGCCACCTCCGCCAAGGGCATAGCCGAGGAGGACATCGCGCAGAACGCGGAGGAGTCCTACGGCCAGGACGAGGACACCGACCGCAAGGCGTACGGCGGGATCACCTCCCACAAGCAGCTCAAGGAGTCGGCGGTCGACGTCGCGGGCCAGAAGGGCTACCTGGTCCGCTGGAAGGTGGTGACGAAGAAGGGCGACGACGGCATCGTCCAGTCGGTCGCCTTCCCCTCGCCCACCGTGCCGGACACGATGGTCGTGGTGCGCTTCGGCTTCGACGCGAGCGACGAGGCGCCGCCGCTCAGCGACATGGACAAGATCGTCAAGGGCATCGAGGCGCTGGCGGGCGACGGCCAGTCCGTCTAG
- the eat gene encoding ethanolamine permease, translating to MADGTESARTESARASAVGAPPGGASAPAPGDGYLERRTLRRGSAGPLLLTGLGVAYVVSGDYSGWNFGLAEGGFGGLAIAALLMGLMYACMVFALAELAAILPTAGGGYGFARRALGPWGGFLTGTAILIEYVLAPAAISIFIGDYVESLGLFGLESGWPVYLACFVLFIGIHLWGVGEALRFSLVVTAVAVAALLVFAIGAFTDFDAGSLDDIAVDHSAFGATSWLPFGLLGIWSAFPFGMWFFLGVEGVPLAAEETRDPARTLPRAMAWSMGILLCLALLTFLAATGARGSGALQDAGNPLVEALQPGGKATALSRVVNYAGLAGLVASFFSLIFAGSRQLFALSRAGYLPRFLSLTSRRKAPYLGLLVPGAIGFTLAAWSGDGARMLNAAVFGATISYALMSLSHIVLRRREPGLERPYRTPGGTVTSSLAFVLACSALVATFLVDKDAAFIALGVYAVALAYFAFYSRHRLVAAAPEEEFAALAEAEAELSRD from the coding sequence ATGGCCGACGGAACCGAGTCCGCCCGCACCGAGTCCGCCCGCGCCTCCGCCGTCGGCGCACCACCGGGCGGCGCGTCGGCGCCGGCCCCCGGCGACGGGTATCTGGAGCGCCGTACCCTGCGGCGCGGCAGCGCGGGCCCGCTGCTGCTGACCGGCCTCGGCGTCGCCTATGTCGTCTCCGGCGACTACTCCGGCTGGAACTTCGGCCTGGCGGAGGGCGGCTTCGGCGGTCTGGCCATCGCCGCGCTGCTGATGGGCCTGATGTACGCCTGCATGGTGTTCGCCCTGGCCGAGCTGGCCGCGATCCTGCCCACGGCGGGCGGCGGCTACGGCTTCGCGCGGCGCGCCCTCGGCCCCTGGGGTGGCTTCCTCACCGGTACGGCGATCCTCATCGAGTACGTCCTGGCCCCCGCCGCCATCTCCATCTTCATCGGCGACTACGTCGAGTCGCTCGGACTCTTCGGACTGGAGTCCGGCTGGCCGGTCTATCTGGCGTGTTTCGTCCTCTTCATCGGCATCCATCTGTGGGGCGTGGGCGAGGCCCTGCGGTTCAGCCTGGTCGTGACCGCCGTCGCGGTCGCCGCGCTGCTGGTCTTCGCGATCGGCGCGTTCACCGACTTCGACGCGGGCTCGCTCGACGACATCGCGGTGGACCATTCGGCGTTCGGCGCCACCTCCTGGCTGCCGTTCGGACTGCTCGGCATCTGGTCGGCGTTCCCCTTCGGCATGTGGTTCTTCCTGGGGGTGGAGGGGGTGCCGCTGGCGGCTGAGGAGACCCGGGACCCGGCCCGTACCCTGCCGAGGGCCATGGCCTGGTCCATGGGCATCCTGCTGTGCCTCGCCCTGCTCACCTTCCTCGCCGCGACCGGGGCGCGCGGCTCCGGTGCCCTCCAGGACGCGGGCAACCCGCTGGTCGAGGCGCTCCAGCCGGGAGGCAAGGCGACCGCGCTGTCCCGCGTCGTCAACTACGCGGGCCTCGCCGGGCTCGTGGCCTCCTTCTTCTCGCTGATCTTCGCCGGTTCGCGCCAGCTGTTCGCCCTCTCCCGGGCCGGCTATCTGCCCCGCTTCCTCTCCCTGACCAGCCGCCGCAAGGCCCCGTACCTGGGCCTGCTCGTCCCGGGCGCCATCGGCTTCACCCTCGCGGCCTGGTCCGGCGACGGCGCCCGGATGCTCAACGCCGCGGTCTTCGGCGCCACCATCTCGTACGCCCTGATGTCGCTCTCCCACATCGTCCTGCGCCGCCGCGAACCGGGCCTGGAGCGTCCCTACCGCACCCCCGGCGGCACGGTAACGTCGTCCCTCGCCTTCGTCCTGGCCTGTTCGGCGCTGGTGGCCACCTTCCTGGTGGACAAGGACGCGGCCTTCATCGCGCTGGGCGTCTACGCGGTGGCGCTGGCCTACTTCGCCTTCTACAGCCGCCACCGCCTGGTCGCGGCCGCGCCGGAGGAGGAGTTCGCGGCGCTGGCGGAGGCCGAGGCGGAACTGTCCCGCGACTGA
- a CDS encoding gamma-glutamyl-gamma-aminobutyrate hydrolase family protein, producing the protein MPPLIGLSTYLEPSASWGVWNLPAALLPSGYHRLVQRAGGLATMLPPDRADGSAAAVVARLDGLVVSGGPDVEPVRYGAAADPRTGPPARERDAWELALIDAALSAGVPLLGICRGHQLLNVSLGGTLLQHLDGHAGPPGVFGHHEVTPVPGTRLAEILPAPVSVPTFHHQSVAHLGKGLIPAAHATGDGTVEAVELPDAEAFTLGVQWHPEAGDDVRIMRALVAAASG; encoded by the coding sequence GTGCCCCCTCTGATCGGCCTCAGCACCTACCTCGAACCCTCGGCGAGCTGGGGCGTCTGGAACCTCCCCGCCGCGCTGCTGCCCTCGGGCTACCACCGCCTCGTCCAGCGCGCGGGCGGCCTGGCGACGATGCTGCCACCGGACCGCGCGGACGGCTCGGCCGCCGCCGTCGTCGCCCGTCTGGACGGGCTGGTCGTCTCCGGCGGCCCGGACGTGGAACCCGTACGGTACGGGGCCGCCGCCGACCCGCGCACGGGGCCGCCGGCACGGGAGCGCGACGCGTGGGAACTGGCCCTGATCGACGCGGCCCTGTCGGCCGGCGTCCCCCTGCTGGGCATCTGCCGCGGCCATCAGCTGCTGAACGTCTCCCTCGGCGGCACACTCCTTCAGCACCTCGACGGCCACGCGGGGCCGCCCGGCGTCTTCGGCCACCACGAGGTCACACCGGTCCCGGGCACGCGCCTCGCCGAGATCCTCCCGGCCCCGGTGTCCGTCCCCACCTTCCACCACCAGTCCGTGGCCCACCTGGGCAAGGGCCTGATCCCGGCAGCCCATGCCACGGGCGACGGAACGGTGGAGGCGGTGGAACTGCCGGACGCGGAGGCGTTCACGCTGGGCGTGCAGTGGCACCCGGAGGCGGGCGACGACGTACGGATCATGCGGGCCCTGGTGGCGGCGGCGTCGGGCTGA